TATAATAGGTCAGAGTTTGAACCTTCAGTATACTATCAATATTTTGCTAGTGACAAACGTTCCAGTACTGATATCAACATTAAGTATCGTAAATACGATCGTAATGATGATTACATTTGGGCAGGAGCTTCATATAGGTTCTTGAATGATCAAGTAGGAAAGCCGCTTAACGTGGGGCCTATGGTTGGATTCAAGAAATCAAGTTTTTACTTTGGGTATTCCTACCAAGTAATTCTAAACCGTTTAGGAAGTTTCAACACTGGAACACACGTTGTAACTATAGGTCTTGATTTCCTTCAAGGAGTAAGTAATTGCCCTTGTACGCAAAACCCAATTATTGACTAAACCTCTTTTTTCAAATAAATTAAAAATCCGATTGTCATTCACAATCGGATTTTTTTGTGACAAAGCTAACGCTTGGCGCCAAAGATTCTCGTGCGATTATGTGTTTTTAGAAAACCTTCAAGAATGATAACGATTTCGTTAGTAACTAAAGTATATTTTTTGGTTTTCACCAATTTGTTCCCGTGCTAAAAGTGCTATATTTGTTTCTCCTTGAAAAAACAAACACTAACAACATACACATGAAAACCGTACACGATTTCGATTTTAAAAATAAGAAAGCGCTCATTCGAGTAGATTTTAACGTACCGCTAGACGATCATTTCCAAGTAACCGATACCACGCGTATTGAAGCAGCCAAACCTACTATTGATGCTATTTTAGCGCAAGGCGGAAGCGTAATATTAATGTCACATTTAGGACGACCAAAAGGTGTAGAAGCTAAATATTCACTACAATACATTGTACAGACTACTTCGGAAATTCTAGGTGTTCCGGTTCAATTTGCCTCTAATTGTGTGGGTGAAGTGGCTCAAGAGGCTGCACATAACTTGCCAGCAGGAAGCGTATTGATTCTTGAAAATTTACGCTTTCATCCAGAGGAAGAGGCTGGTGATGTGGCTTTCGCCAAAGAATTAGCCAGTCTTGGAGATATTTATGTGAATGATGCTTTTGGTACAGCTCATAGAGCACATGCTTCTACTACTATCATCGCACAGTTTTTTCCAGATCACAAATGTTTTGGATTGTTGCTTGCTAAAGAAATTGAGAGCTTAAATAAAGTATTGAAAAATAGTGAAAAACCAGTAACTGCAGTTTTGGGTGGTTCTAAGGTTTCTTCTAAAATCACTGTGATCGAAAATATTTTAGATAAAGTAGACCACATGATTATAGGTGGTGGAATGACTTTTACATTTGTGAAAGCACTAGGAGGCAAAATAGGGAACTCTATTTGCGAAGATGACAAACAAGACTTAGCACTAGAAATTTTGCGTTTAGCCAAAGAAAAAGGGGTTCAAATACACCTTCCTGTTGATGTTGTGGCGGCTGATGCGTTTGCCAATGATGCTCAAACGCAAGTAGTGGATGTAAATAATATCCCAGACGGCTGGCAAGGTCTTGACGCAGGACCAAAATCATTAGCACTTTTCAAAGAAGTGATTATGGAATCTAAAACTATTTTATGGAACGGACCTTTGGGAGTTTTTGAATTAGAAAATTTCGCAAATGGAACTATTACATTAGGTAATTACATTGCCGAGGCTACAGCCAAGGGAGCTTTTTCACTTGTGGGCGGTGGTGACTCTGTAGCTGCAGTAAAACAATTTGGTCTAGAAGACAAAGTAAGTTATGTATCAACAGGTGGCGGAGCCATGCTAGAAATGCTTGAAGGTAGAGTACTTCCAGGTATTGCAGCTATCTTGGAATAATTTTTAAAAAGCAGTCATTTGCATAAATAAAGAATTTGTATCTGTACAGTTCACAGTGTTCAGTTTTCAGTTCTCAGTATTCGGTTCACAGTTCACAGTTTACAGTATTCAGTTTACACTTAGTTTTCAATTGCCGTTGGTTTTAACCAATGGCAATTTAAGTTTTAGGGCTTTTGGCTTTAGCCAAATTGTACCATTTGTTGCTGATTTGAAGTTGTTTATCAAGACAAAAGAAAAGAATAAACCCAAAAGCGAAATCGTCTGCTACAATGAAGATTATGTAGAGATACTTCGTTCCTCAGCATGACAGACCGGAGACTTTATGGTTTACGGTTTACATTTCACATTTCACAATTCACAATTCACAATTCACAATTCACAATTCACATTTCACATTTCACAATTCACATTTCATACAACTTTATAGAAAAGCGCTTTCGGATTGTTCTAGTAATCAGTGTAAATCTTTTAAATCTGTGGTTAAATATTGTATAAGTATTAATTAAGAGTTGTCATTAAAACTTAATATCGCTACTTATTTTCTTAAATCGATAGATATTCCTTATAAATGTATCAATTATTGCATTTTTAACACTTTTTAAAGACGTTTTTTAGAAAAAACCCGTTAAGTTTGTAAATCAAGCTTTGTAATCATTTGAAATATAGGTCTTTGATCGTAAAAATATGAATATAAAAAATACCACTGTTGCACTATTACTTTTGTTTTCGGCTAATTTGTTTGCACAAGATGCAAATAATACCCAATCCATTTTAAAAATAGTACCTAAAATTTCGTATCTCGATTCTATCAAGAAAACTTTTGTAAACGATAAAGTTGCCGCACGCGTTGACAGTTTGTGGATGAAGGAACTTACTGATCTGGATTTATTTTCTTCATTCTCTGAAGAAATAAAAAATACCAATCTTGATGTAGCAATTGATTATGAGTTGCCTACAGATTTACTCAAGCAAAGATTGGCTGCCATGGATGCAAAGTCACCTTTTAATATTGAGTACAATCCAGGATTAGAAAACTTAATCAAATCTTTTTTGAAAAACAGAAAAAAATCTTTTGAACGCCTTATGGCAGTTTCTGAATATTATTTTCCGTTAATGGAGGAAGCATTAGCAAAGCAAAATGTCCCTCTCGAAATTAAATATCTAGCAGTGGTTGAGTCGGCATTAAATCCTAAAGCAGTTTCCCGAATGGGCGCTACTGGATTGTGGCAGTTCATGTACCAAACTGGAAAACAATACGGTCTTAAAATAGATTCTTATGTAGATGAAAGAAGTGATCCACTGAAATCTAGCGAAGCTGCGACGCAATATATGACCAATATGTACAAGATATTTGGAGATTGGGATTTGGTTTTAGCAGCCTACAACTCTGGACCTGGTAACGTTGCCAAAGCCATCAGACGTTCTGGAGGACAACAAAATTATTGGAATATTCGAAAAAATTTACCCCGTGAAACACAAGGTTATGTACCTGCTTTTTTAGCAACCATGTATATTTATGAATACCACAAAGAACATGGTATTGTTCCTAATAGAGCCAAAGTAAAACACTTTGCTACAGATACGGTGATGATCAAGCGTCAAATGAATTTCAGACAAATATCGGACTTACTTGATGTGCCGGTAGCACAATTACAGCTTTTAAATCCCTCTTACAAACTAAACGTGGTGCCTTTTTATCACGATCAAACACATTTTTTAAGATTACCACAAGAAAAAGTTGCCGTTTTTGCCTCAAACGAAGACAAAATATATGCCTACGCACAATACGAAAAAGACAAAAGTGAAAAACCTTTTATGTTAGTAAAAACAACTGTTGTTAAAGACAGTCTTAGAACTAACACTGAAAGTCTGGCCGCAACCAAAAGTGTGTACTACAAAGTTAGAAAAGGTGATAATATTGCTAGTGTAGCTCTAAAATATGGGGTAACTATTGCCGAAATAAAAAAATGGAATCACATCAAGGGCAACAATATTGCATACGGACGAAGTTTGAAAATCAATACTGATCCTTCTACAGTAAAGGAATTAAAGTCTGAACCTAAAAATACAGTTTATAAAAACACAGCGCTGGCAGATGCTAAAGTAAATAAAGAGGAAAAGGCTGTTGATGCGTCAAACACCGCTTCAAGTTATGTAATTCAAAAAGGAGATAACTTGGGAAGTATTGCAAAGAAACACAATTTGACAGTTACTGAGATTCAAAAGTTAAATGGCTTAACTACGGCTTCTGTACAAGCGGGATTGGTTTTGCAATTAAGTCCAAAAGAAACGGATGCTAAACCAGATGCGGCAACAAGTCCGTTGCGCAAAGATGTCGAGTATGTTGTTTTAAAAGGAGATAATTTAGGTACAATTGCGACTAAATTTGGCGCCACTGTTCCCGAATTAAAATCGTGGAATAATCTATCTGATAATACGATTACTATAGGAAAATCTCTTATTGTTGCTAAGGATGAAATAGCAATCAATACTGATAAAGCTACTGTAGATACTTTTAAAACAAAGAAAAATACATCTGCTGCGAAAACTGCTTCAGAATATTTTGTAAAAAAAGGAGATTCCTTATTTAGTATTTCTAAAAAATATCCGGGTGTAACCATCAATGATTTGAAAAAGTGGAACGGTATTAGTGGTGAAGATATCAAACCAGGTATGAAGTTAAAAATAAACGGATAATACGGCTTTGTTCTTTATATTTGGGTTTTACTAAACAACACCCAGCAATGCATCGATTTTATTGTTTCTTCATTTTTGCGTCACTTTCTTTGTTTTCTTGTCAAAAGGATAACAGCTCGTTGCCGCGCATTACTACAGGTAAAATCAACACCATATCGGTTATTATTGAAGATCAGTTGTGGAATGGTGAGATAGGAGATAGCATCAGGAATAAATTTGCTGCGCCAGTAATAGGCTTGCCTCAAGAAGAACCTCTTTTTAACATCAATCAATATCCTGTGAAACTTTTAGAGGGTTTCATGACCGACACCCGCGCTATTATTGTTGTTAAAAAAACGGAAGAGAATAAATTTGAAATCAAGAAGAATCAATATGCGAGTCCGCAAAATGTTTTTCATATTTCAGGAAGAACAGTAAGTGATATTGTGACAATCATGGAGCAAAATGCACCCCAAATGATCTCCATGATTAAGAATGCTGAAATTGCGGCTAGCCAAAAAATAAACAAACAATCTTTACTGGATCCTAAAATTATTGAGAACAAGTTTCATACAGCCATTCAAGTTCCTACGGGTTATGTGTATGTCTTGCAAAAAAGAAATTTCTTGTGGCTCAAAAAAGAATTTATAGGCGGAAACACTAGTCTCTTGCTCTACCAAGTTCCTCTTGATAAATATAGAACCGATAAAAACTGGAGTGCAAAGGTAATTCAACTGCGCGATTCTATAGGCAATTTGTACATCAGAGGAAAAGAACCCCATACCAACATGATTACAGAGGAGGCGTATTCTCCTTATTTTTCTAAGACAAAACTCAATAAATACACTGCTTATGAAACTAAGGGAACTTGGCAATTGAACAATGACTTCATGTCGGGTCCTTTTATCAATTATGCAATACTAGACACTACATACAACCGATTGCTAGTTCTAGAAGGTTTTTGTTATGCGCCTTCAAAGGATAAAAGGGATTTAATGCACGAATTAGAATCCATTATAAAATCGGCACAGATTATCAAAAAAGAGCCTTAAATTGCTTTAATTTGTATAAAAAACGGCACATGACACTACAATGGGAAATAAAAGCTTTTGAAGCACTTACAGTTTTTGAGTTATATGATATTTTAAAGTTACGAAGCGAGATCTTTGTAGTTGAGCAAAACTGTGTGTACCTAGACTTGGAC
This portion of the Flavobacterium sp. CECT 9288 genome encodes:
- a CDS encoding LysM peptidoglycan-binding domain-containing protein; its protein translation is MNIKNTTVALLLLFSANLFAQDANNTQSILKIVPKISYLDSIKKTFVNDKVAARVDSLWMKELTDLDLFSSFSEEIKNTNLDVAIDYELPTDLLKQRLAAMDAKSPFNIEYNPGLENLIKSFLKNRKKSFERLMAVSEYYFPLMEEALAKQNVPLEIKYLAVVESALNPKAVSRMGATGLWQFMYQTGKQYGLKIDSYVDERSDPLKSSEAATQYMTNMYKIFGDWDLVLAAYNSGPGNVAKAIRRSGGQQNYWNIRKNLPRETQGYVPAFLATMYIYEYHKEHGIVPNRAKVKHFATDTVMIKRQMNFRQISDLLDVPVAQLQLLNPSYKLNVVPFYHDQTHFLRLPQEKVAVFASNEDKIYAYAQYEKDKSEKPFMLVKTTVVKDSLRTNTESLAATKSVYYKVRKGDNIASVALKYGVTIAEIKKWNHIKGNNIAYGRSLKINTDPSTVKELKSEPKNTVYKNTALADAKVNKEEKAVDASNTASSYVIQKGDNLGSIAKKHNLTVTEIQKLNGLTTASVQAGLVLQLSPKETDAKPDAATSPLRKDVEYVVLKGDNLGTIATKFGATVPELKSWNNLSDNTITIGKSLIVAKDEIAINTDKATVDTFKTKKNTSAAKTASEYFVKKGDSLFSISKKYPGVTINDLKKWNGISGEDIKPGMKLKING
- a CDS encoding DUF4837 family protein codes for the protein MPRITTGKINTISVIIEDQLWNGEIGDSIRNKFAAPVIGLPQEEPLFNINQYPVKLLEGFMTDTRAIIVVKKTEENKFEIKKNQYASPQNVFHISGRTVSDIVTIMEQNAPQMISMIKNAEIAASQKINKQSLLDPKIIENKFHTAIQVPTGYVYVLQKRNFLWLKKEFIGGNTSLLLYQVPLDKYRTDKNWSAKVIQLRDSIGNLYIRGKEPHTNMITEEAYSPYFSKTKLNKYTAYETKGTWQLNNDFMSGPFINYAILDTTYNRLLVLEGFCYAPSKDKRDLMHELESIIKSAQIIKKEP
- the pgk gene encoding phosphoglycerate kinase — translated: MKTVHDFDFKNKKALIRVDFNVPLDDHFQVTDTTRIEAAKPTIDAILAQGGSVILMSHLGRPKGVEAKYSLQYIVQTTSEILGVPVQFASNCVGEVAQEAAHNLPAGSVLILENLRFHPEEEAGDVAFAKELASLGDIYVNDAFGTAHRAHASTTIIAQFFPDHKCFGLLLAKEIESLNKVLKNSEKPVTAVLGGSKVSSKITVIENILDKVDHMIIGGGMTFTFVKALGGKIGNSICEDDKQDLALEILRLAKEKGVQIHLPVDVVAADAFANDAQTQVVDVNNIPDGWQGLDAGPKSLALFKEVIMESKTILWNGPLGVFELENFANGTITLGNYIAEATAKGAFSLVGGGDSVAAVKQFGLEDKVSYVSTGGGAMLEMLEGRVLPGIAAILE